The Xylanibacillus composti genomic interval TGCGGCCTGCCCGTATGCAGCTGGATCTCTACTAGAGACAGACCATCAGCCGATGCGATTACTCTATAGTCGAGCACAGCTTCCTTCCCTTGCGGATCATTCCGACTTACGACGGATACCCGATTGGCGGCCGCATCTTTGCGCAGCCGGTGAACCAGCCTGTCTTCCTGCCTGCCCGGTTGTCCGCGCAGTATCGCCATGTACACTTTTTGAAAGCTGTGCGTGCGGATAGCGTCCGACAGCCGCGAGGCAGCCTTTGAAGTTTTGGCGAACACCATAACGCCGCCGACAGGGCGGTCCAGCCGATGGACAAGCCCCAGGTAGACGTTGCCGGGCTTATTGTATCGGCGCTTCAAGTCTTGCTTCAGCAAGGTGAGCATGTCGGGATCGCCGGTCTGGTCTGCTTGTGACAGGAGATTGACCGGTTTTTCCACGACTAGCACATGATTGTCCTCGAACAAGATGGGGATCTCATATGGGGAATCGCGTCGATCCCGCATCATTGTCCCTCCCACCGACCCAGTATGCCAGCTGGCAGGACCAGATCGCTCAGCGTTACCGGAAGCCCAAGCTCGCCAGTTGTAATGCGGCCTCCGTACCGCTGCCCAAGCGTCAGCTTCATTAGATTGCTGAGCACTACAGGAGACAGCCCGGTCGTATAGGCATTCACTAAGACGAACAACGGCTTGTCTGAAAGGATGGAGAGGCATGTTTGGAGGAATGGATACAAATCCTTTTCCAGCTTCCATGTTTCCCCGCCCGGACCTCTTCCGTAAGAGGGCGGATCCATAACGATCGCATCGTACCGATTGCCTCTCCGCTGCTCGCGCATGACAAACTTGAATACATCGTCGGTAATAAAGCGTACGGTGCGATGCTGCAGCCCCGAAAGCTGCACATTTTCCTTCGCCCACTGCACCATGCCTTTGGCTGCATCCACATGGACGACCTCCGCGCCAGCACTTGCAGCTGCAACAGTGGCGCCGCCCGTATAAGCGAAAAGATTCAACAGCTTAATGGGTCTGCCGGCCCGTTGAATACTCTCCATGATCCAAGACCAATTGGCGGCCTGTTCCGGAAATAGGCCGGTATGCTTGAAATTCGTAGGCTTTATGTAAAAGTGCAGCGGTCCGTATTGAATCTTCCAGCGTTCAGGGAGCTGCTTGCGAAATTCCCAGTGGCCGCCTCCGGCATTGCTGCGATGATAATGGGCGTCAGCTGCATCCCAGCGCTTGCGGTTGCGCGGTTGAATCGGCCAGATGATTTGCGGATCGGGACGGCGCAGCACCACATCCCCCCAGCGTTCCAGCTTTTCGCCGCCGCCCAAGTCAATCAACTCGTATTGCTCCCAGTCCTTTGCGATAAACATAGATTCAAGCTTCCTCTCTCTTCATGTCGACTTTTCCCTATTCTACAACAACTAATTGTCGGATATCCACTTTTCGGCACGTAAGGGACGTCGGCGGACGAAACAGGCGATAGAGGCTGCCTGCCTCGCCTGCGGCTAGTCTGAATAGCGGACATAAATCTCATGAGCCGTGTCATCGACCTTCATTTTGCGCACCCGTATGAACAAGACATGTTTTTTGTATACGGCCTTTGCCGTCCGCTTGTCTGCATATGCGGGCAAGCGAATGGTCTGCGGTTGCTCCTGCTGCTTTCCTGTGCACGTGAGCGACCTTGTCGCTACAAAAAAACGATATTGTCGAGGGTGGGCGTTTGCGGGAAACCGCAGTTTGATCAGGATGAACGATTCCGATTCCTGTATTTCCGCGTGCAGAGGGGCGAGCGCAGAGGCCGCATCCTCAGATCGGGCAGACTGTCGGGCTGATGCAGGGAACCATTCATTCGGGAATGCAGCAAGGCCTGCCTGCTTTACCGCTTTCATTGCCGTGTTCATCGCGTGCTGCA includes:
- a CDS encoding class I SAM-dependent methyltransferase is translated as MFIAKDWEQYELIDLGGGEKLERWGDVVLRRPDPQIIWPIQPRNRKRWDAADAHYHRSNAGGGHWEFRKQLPERWKIQYGPLHFYIKPTNFKHTGLFPEQAANWSWIMESIQRAGRPIKLLNLFAYTGGATVAAASAGAEVVHVDAAKGMVQWAKENVQLSGLQHRTVRFITDDVFKFVMREQRRGNRYDAIVMDPPSYGRGPGGETWKLEKDLYPFLQTCLSILSDKPLFVLVNAYTTGLSPVVLSNLMKLTLGQRYGGRITTGELGLPVTLSDLVLPAGILGRWEGQ
- a CDS encoding RluA family pseudouridine synthase yields the protein MRDRRDSPYEIPILFEDNHVLVVEKPVNLLSQADQTGDPDMLTLLKQDLKRRYNKPGNVYLGLVHRLDRPVGGVMVFAKTSKAASRLSDAIRTHSFQKVYMAILRGQPGRQEDRLVHRLRKDAAANRVSVVSRNDPQGKEAVLDYRVIASADGLSLVEIQLHTGRPHQIRVQFAEIGCPLYGDQRYGSLVNEPGQQMALWATHLTFPHPILKEPMSFTSSPPNQIPWKGLLP